The following proteins are co-located in the Aquarana catesbeiana isolate 2022-GZ linkage group LG02, ASM4218655v1, whole genome shotgun sequence genome:
- the LOC141126936 gene encoding uncharacterized protein, with the protein MPVDHHIETPPECDLDVATPPECDFHKETPPKHSDRPMLPPESNVDTETVSSALRAEEPSIITELDKRKRKRNKNRKNKRQYECDPDIATPPECNPDIATPPECDPDIATPPECDPDIATPPECDPVIATPPECDPDIGSPPECDPDIATPPECDPDIASPPECDPDKETPPECDPGKETPPECDPGKETPPECDPGKETPPECDPGKETPPECDPGKETPPECDPDKETPPECDPGKETPPECDPGKETPPECDPGRDDETDTRRKHSRLFQKASKKYLHPRIPLKRRDRSTVPPESDVDTETPRKSGVHCQKAKKKEIQRPEVSSALPCRRTLDHHGQKKKNQKKKQK; encoded by the exons ATGCCTGTCGACCatcacattgagactccaccagagtgcgacctagacgtggccactccaccagagtgcgacttccacaaggagactccaccaaAACATAGTGATCGCCCTATGCTTCCTCCAGAAAGCAACGTTGACACTGAGACTGTGTCATCAGCCCTCCGTGCAGAAGAACCCTCAATCATTACAGAACTGgacaaaagaaagagaaaaagaaacaaaaatagaaaaaataaaagacagtatGAGTGCGACCCAGACAttgccactccaccagagtgcaaccCAGACAttgccactccaccagagtgcgacccagacattgccactccaccagagtgcgacccagacattgccactccaccagagtgcgacccagtcattgccactccaccagagtgcgacccagACATTGGCagtccaccagagtgcgacccagacattgccactccaccagagtgcgacccagACATTGCCagtccaccagagtgcgacccagacaaggagactccaccagagtgcgacccagGCAaagagactccaccagagtgcgacccaggcaaggagactccaccagagtgcgacccaggcaaggagactccaccagagtgcgacccaggcaaggagactccaccagagtgcgacccaggcaaggagactccaccagagtgcgacccagacaaggagactccaccagagtgcgacccaggcaaggagactccaccagagtgcgacccaggcaaggagactccaccagagtgcgacccag GAAGGGACGATGAAACTGATACTCGACGAAAACATAGCCGTCTCTTTCAGAAAGCATCAAAGAAATACCTTCACCCAAGGATTCCACTAAAACGTCGTGATCGCTCTACGGTTCCTCCAGAAAGCGATGTTGACACTGAGACTCCACGAAAAAGTGGCGTTCACTGTCAgaaagcaaaaaagaaagaaattcaaAGACCAGAAGTGTCATCAGCCCTCCCCTGCAGAAGAACCCTTGATCATCATGGACAAAAgaaaaagaaccagaaaaagaaacaaaaatag